The Chryseobacterium sp. 52 genome includes a region encoding these proteins:
- a CDS encoding aspartate carbamoyltransferase catalytic subunit — protein MFTITELSTERINSILTEALAFANGKTAKIEGEVFCSNLFFEDSTRTKTSFDIAERKLGLQVVPFDASHSSVNKGESLYDTVKTIESLGVNLVVIRDKKDRYFEELNNINIPVINGGDGTGNHPSQCMLDLMTIYQEFGKFEGLKIGIVGDVKHSRVANSNAEALRRLGAKVYFSGPEHWFDEGALINGTYLPVDQLTAEVDVLMLLRIQHERHDAQMSFSASEYHRKYGLTKEREKVMKTGAIIMHPAPINRGVEIDTDLVECERSRVFKQIQNGVFARMAILKEALEKEGYTFRGL, from the coding sequence ATGTTTACGATCACAGAACTAAGTACCGAGAGAATCAACAGTATACTGACCGAAGCACTGGCTTTTGCCAATGGAAAAACTGCAAAAATTGAAGGAGAAGTTTTCTGCTCAAATCTATTCTTTGAAGACAGCACAAGAACAAAGACAAGCTTTGATATTGCAGAAAGAAAACTGGGACTGCAGGTAGTACCTTTTGATGCTTCACACAGTTCTGTAAACAAAGGAGAGAGTCTTTACGACACCGTAAAAACAATTGAAAGCCTGGGAGTGAACCTGGTTGTTATCAGAGATAAAAAAGACAGGTATTTTGAAGAATTAAACAATATCAATATCCCGGTGATCAACGGAGGAGACGGAACCGGAAACCATCCGTCGCAGTGTATGCTGGATCTGATGACCATCTATCAGGAATTTGGAAAATTCGAAGGTTTAAAAATAGGAATTGTAGGCGATGTAAAACACAGCCGTGTAGCCAATTCAAATGCTGAAGCATTAAGAAGATTAGGCGCTAAAGTATATTTCTCAGGACCTGAACACTGGTTTGATGAAGGAGCTTTAATTAACGGAACTTATTTACCGGTTGATCAGTTAACCGCTGAAGTTGATGTGTTAATGTTGCTGAGAATCCAGCACGAAAGACACGATGCCCAAATGAGTTTCTCTGCTTCCGAATACCACAGAAAATACGGATTGACGAAAGAAAGAGAAAAAGTAATGAAAACAGGAGCTATCATCATGCATCCTGCACCCATCAACAGAGGCGTTGAAATTGATACAGACCTTGTTGAATGTGAACGCTCCAGAGTCTTCAAACAGATACAGAACGGAGTTTTCGCAAGAATGGCCATCTTGAAAGAGGCATTGGAAAAAGAAGGATATACCTTTAGAGGATTGTAA